The genomic stretch CCGCGATGATAACCATCCAGAGCTGGCGTCTCCACGTCCACCCAGGTCCGGCCCGGCCGCGGTGCGAGGCTCGGTCCCTCTTGGGCGTGGTCCGCGCGGCGAGGTCAGCGTCCCTccgcgcggcctcctcctcggcggcggcgacctCGTCCGCCTCGCGCGCGTCGTCGCCCGGCGTGAGCGGCAGGCGCAGCGCGAGGCGCGGCATCTCGTCCCGCATCCGGGCCTCGGGGAGGCATCGCAGGCGGCGGAGGAAGAGCAGGAGCTGCGACGCCGGGAGGTGGGGCGCCCGCGAGATGGCGGCGAGCGCGAGCGGCGGGGACAGGAGCAGCGCGTGCGCGCGCCCGGCGGCGGTGTGCGTGAGGTGGCGGTggtgcggcggcgcggcggcgacgAGCGCGGCGGCGAGCGCCGGGAGGTCGTCGTCCGGGACGGGGGCGGGGGCGTCGGGGGCGGCAACGGGGTCGGCGGCGGTGGTCTGGGAGTGGGAGTGGGGGAGCTCGGCGACGAGGTGGGTGTCGCGGAAGACGCAGGCGTAGAGCAGCGGGTGCGAGGCCGGGAGCATCCGAGGCAGGCCCCGAGGCGGGGGAGcggagagagagggggggatGTGATGAGAGAGATCCCGGGCCGGGCTGGAGTTGCGCTGGCGGCGAGGCAAGGCGAGGGGATGCGCAAGAAGAGGAGAAGGAGAGTGGAGGAGAAGGGAAGCTTTGTTGTTGCCTGCTCcagctctcctctcctctcctctcctctgcaGGACACGAACGGGGGCCACGACAGACTGGATGGACTCCCTTTTCTTTTCAGATTTCAGTTTCCTGTATATGTATACTCTAAAAAAACAAATCTGAATTTGAACTAAAAACTAAAATTTGTTAAATTTGGCTGAGTTCCTAGAAAACCGTATTAACACTtacatgtgtgtatatatatatatatatatatatatatatatatatatatatatatattctacaaTTAATTTAATAATGTTAGTACTCTTTTTATAGATTTGATCAAATCTAAGCTATTTGActtcttgaaaaaaaaaacattactAAATTATAGCTGGGATGGGATGCGATGTTATTGGATCAAAGGGCAATGGATGTCCATATCCAACTAAAGTCCAAATCCAACATAATCCAAGCGCAAGAAACCAATTGGATCTTGGATTGAGCCAAATTCATTCTCAGGTAGAGCTGGCGTTTGTGTTTGATATGACTTTTACTTAAACAACCAGAGAAACTAGAGCTGAATCCGCCCGAGAAGCCTAGCTAAAGAAAACTAGGAAATGCGGGTGTGAGGTCCATTTCCATGGGTAGTTTTTATTTTGATGTTGCCAAGTGTGATTCGTTATCTGGAGTTGTTTGTAATGATAAACGAGACAGTTTTCTCGATGCATAGTTTCGTTTTTTGTTGTCTCATAGGCCACTCATCAAAACACATTTAAGGCCCCTTTGAAACgtgagattttttttcttttcttgattttttttatgtgAGAATGAACCGATTCTTGTGATGTTCCTAGGTTTAAAAAGGCTCTTAACGTGTGCTATGTGCTCGGATGATTACTTGATGAAAATAAACTTTTGTCCCTCAATACTAGCGTCATAGAGTGACACAGTCTCTAAGCTTTGGAGAGATTTTACACCTAATTTTGTCTAGAACTCATTTTAACTCTCTTTCTTTATGACTCTAGTGTCATACTGTCATGTCATCAAATTTGTTTGTGTAGTAATGAAAATAATCTCCTGCTTGGTAGAGCGTCGAGTAGCTTCTGCTTCTTCATGCATTGTAGCAAGGACTCATTTTTCTTTCTCCTCTTAAAATGAGCTCGTAGTTGATGAAGCCACTTTTTCTAACTTCTCCGTGCAGTACGGCAAGGAGCCAGAGCCATTTAAAATCATGCCAAATAAGACTTAAAATCCGCACTGAGGCTGGCTGAACAAGGGACACATGTTTCTCATGATACATCAATCCCCTCTATTCATTCCAAGAGAAGTGTACATCTCGTGTCTCAATAAATTAAATATTCTTATGTTCGACACgatatatagaaaaataatattaatatttgtacttct from Sorghum bicolor cultivar BTx623 chromosome 3, Sorghum_bicolor_NCBIv3, whole genome shotgun sequence encodes the following:
- the LOC8078084 gene encoding uncharacterized protein LOC8078084, coding for MLPASHPLLYACVFRDTHLVAELPHSHSQTTAADPVAAPDAPAPVPDDDLPALAAALVAAAPPHHRHLTHTAAGRAHALLLSPPLALAAISRAPHLPASQLLLFLRRLRCLPEARMRDEMPRLALRLPLTPGDDAREADEVAAAEEEAARRDADLAARTTPKRDRASHRGRAGPGWTWRRQLWMVIIADLLLLTILFAAWLAVCRGFSCIGR